The region GGCCGTGTTTGATTGGGGCACATCGAATTTGCGCGTTTACGTTGTTGAGGCAAGTGGGAAAATATTAGAGCGCAAAGAATGGCCTCTTGGGGTTAAGTTCTCTGAACCATCACAATTGCCTATGCGATTTACCGAAATCATGGAGCGACTCGAAGCTCAATTTTGTTGCCAATATGCGCTGTTGATAGGCATGATCGGTAGCGGCATGGGTTGGCGCGATGTACCAATGTTGCACGGTCCGCTTAGCATTGCAGAACATGCCTCAAGACTTTTCCCACTGGATGGAACTGACGCATACATTGTGCCCGGCGTGACAGCACCTTCGGTAGTAGGCTTAACCGATATGATGCGCGGAGAAGAAACGCAGGCCTATGGCGCGCTAAGATTGCTACAGAAAAGCAATCTATTGTTATGTATGCCGGGTACCCATTCCAAATGGGTTAGTCTCAAAGACAACTTAATTCACGGTATCACTACCAGTATAACTGGTGAACTTTTTGAGCTCTTGTCAAACAATAGTGTTTTGCATGAACAGCTTAGGGATGCCGGTTCTTCGTTTGATCAAACCGGATTTCGCGAAGGCCTAGAGATCGCGAAGTCAGGCCTTGGTGCCCAAAACCTTGCATTTTCTGTCCGCCCGCGCGCATTAGTGAACTGCAAATCGATCCAAGCCAATGCATCGAGTTACCTTTCAGGAATCTTAATTGGCTCTGAAATATTGGCCATGAAAACTGCTTTTGGCGTCTCCGAAATAGCAATTATTGCTGAGATGGGCTTAGCTAAACTGTATGAAATAGCTTGTGGTACATTCGCAATCTCAGCCATGGTGTTGGACGGCGCAGAGGCTGTTTGCGCAGGTGCGTCCAAGCTGCACAGCGCACACCATGCGCTTAAGGATTAATAGCTAAGAAACCTGGAAATCATCCAATCAATGTGCCTTTGCATCGACGTTCGTGCCGCTTGAGGCCGGCGCGCCAAAATCGCGTCGGTTACTTCCTGATTGTTCGCGATCACTGTGATACGATTTTTGCGCGACCGTGTTGTTCCATACCAGTTCTCCCATAACGGCCCGCTCTTTTGCTCCCAAAGAAAATCGAGCAAATCATGGAAAAGCGAATTTTCGGATGCCTTCGCGATACTCATATGAAAACGCCGTGTGCCTTCGTGAAATTCAGGCGTATCATTTGGCGGTACAGCTGCGTTGGCCGCATTTGCTTCGGCTATCTCGCGTAGGGCTGCTTCTGATCCGTTTAGCGCCGCCAAAAAGCAAGATTCGCCTTCAATCAGTCTACGCATTTGAAGGACTTCATGCGGGCCCGGTTGCTTTTCTAACTTAGAGAGGAAGCCAGATTGAGCATCCACGACTGGCTGCACATAGGCACCTGACCGATCCTTGATCTGGAGCAGGCCTCCTGCTTCCAAAGCCATCAATGCTTCGCGAACAGTCGTCCGACTTACTTCGTGCGTTTTGGCAAGTTCTCGTTCGGAAGGTAGCCGAGACATCGGCTTCAATTCACCGCGGCGAATTTGCTGCTCCAAAGTCGCAGCTAGCTTTTGATATGTCTTCACCGACATCTGCAGTTTACCTCGTTTCCTATCCTTGTATCTTTTGGGCCAACCAATTTTCAATACAGAGCGCTAACATTTGTAAAAATTCACCTTGGATCAACCAAATACACCACAGTCCGATTTTTTTGGGGGGGGACCGCCCAAAATATTGAATTGGACAAAAAACCTGTTGAAATTGGAACAGTCAAATACCCGATTTCAGCTTAGGGAAATCAATGCACAAGACAAAAACTAGAACAATCCGCTGAGCAGCCCTTCTTGAACAGTCAATTTTGAAATCTATTGCGTGATTGCTCTTAATCAAACCCGAGGGTGGCCTTAGCAATGAACTCAGGGCATCGCCCCTCCCGCAATTAGGGACCTCGAATTTCAGTCTCACCTAGAAGAGGTTAATCACTCCGTTTCGCGGCACGTACTTTGATCAGCAATTCGCCTGGTTTACGGCTTTGTTTTTCAATACCTCGCAAAAACCATGCTGATTGCCAACTTCGTGTGAGTTCAAAAGGTTTCAAATCGAAACAGTTAGATAGGATGTCAAATTTCTGAGGAAGATTTTGAGATATACCAATCGCACATTTCAAGCCGATCCTGTCCAAAAAAAACTTCGTTTTCAAATAGCAAAGTTGGTGTACCCCAATGCCCAGCGCATTTTAATTCTTGGGCGTTTCGGGCCAACAATTCATCAAAACGATCAGAATGTACCTTTGCATGTTGATTGAGACTAAACCAGTCGCCTCCTGCCGATTTCACGGCTGCTTCTAACGCTCCAGACCGCGTCCAACTACCGTTTTGGCCAAACAAAAGGGCGCCAACAGCTTGATAAACCTGCACTCCCAAGCCGGCCCGACAAGCGGCTGCCAGCAAACGCGTCAGCTGCCGGATGTAGGGCTGATCTTGCGCAATCTCGCCTGTTTCAAGGTTCTGGACAATCGGATCTGGGGCCGGCCAATCAAAGGGAATACCCAGCATTGCAGCCGTCCGTTCCGCGTCGGTTCGCAGATAGTTCAGCAGAGCCGGATTACCTTTTGAAAAGAACTGTGGTTCTCGAATAGCCAAAGGATAAACTGGCTTGAGGACCAAATCCAAACTGTGCTTTTTGGCAAGGCCGATCACCCGATCCGTTGCCAAATATGAATAAGGTGATCGAAGAGTTACAAAAAAAGGCAAATCTCGCGTCATGCGACAGCCACCCGTTCTGGGCCAGCAGACAGGGTTCCCATCATGCGATCCAAATGACGCGCAATTAGCTTTGCCTTGAGCTCGGAGTATTTCGGATCGTCCCAGAGGCACCGAAACTCATTGGGATCTTCTTGCAAATCAAAGAGTTCGCCAAGGCCAGGATGTGAATGATAAACAACTAGCTTATATCGCCCGTCACAAGTCATGCTAGCGCGCGTATCATGCGTAACCTCGCTACTGCCAAGCGAGTCATTGAAGTCGGTTACAACTGTTTCTTTGTGAAAATCCGCACCCTCAAAGACAGTATCCGTGAAAGACATACCTTGGATGGATTTGTCGATTTCAATTCCAACCAAAGAAAGCAAAGTTGGTGCGATATCAACGCTTTCCGCCATTACTTCAGAGCGTATATCGCGCGGAATACCTGGGCCTGTCATCACTAGGGGTACACGAATTAACCCTTCAAAAAAGCGACAACCTTTGTAAAGCAATCCATGATCGCCAAGCATTTCTCCATGGTCGCTTGTAAATACGATGACAGTATTATCGATTTCTCCGGTAGCTTCGAGGTGATCAAGAATTCGGCCAAATTGCGCATCAAGATTTTCGATCATCGCATAGTACGCCGCTTTGACCTTGAGTCCATCAAAGCGGTCAGGCGGCTTTGCGCCACGTTTATCCCCTTCGGGAATGACATGCGCTGCACGCTCAGTTGGCGATAACAACGGATTTACCGCTACGCGCTTTTGCGTCCGAACATCAAAGAACCTTTTTTGGTGGGCAATATCTGTCTCTTGAAACAGAGGTGGGGCCAAATCCTGTCCGTCTCCAAAGCGATCCATTGTTTCTGGTGGCGGGTTAAAGGGAGGGTGCGGATCAAATGGATTCAAACTCAGCATCCATGGGCCATCCCGATCCTCTTGCATGAATTGGATCGCCCGCTCTGCCAGCCAAGCCATTTGGTGCAACTCTGCTGGAACACCAACAGAAAGATACGGTGGTTTTCCAGAGAACAATTGGCTTGGATCTTCGCCTTTTTCGCGAAGCCATGTCCAATATGCGTTGCTGCCTGGCACCTTCTCCCAACCAGGGTTCTGGCACCACTCAAAAATCCGATACCCATCGTCAGGGCGTTGTTCGAATTTAGAGGCCGTTGAGAGATGTAGCTTGCCGATCAAACCGCAGTCATAACCGTTTTCGGCAAATGTCTTAGTCACCAGTTTTTCGGTCTTTGGGAAATAGGCGTTTCCGTTGCGATATACGCGATGTGCTGCTGGATACCGCCCCGTCAGAAAACTTGCGCGACTCGGCGTGCATATCTGGTTCTGCACATAGCATTTTTCGAAAGTTGTCCCAATCTTCATCAATCGATCAATGTTGGGTGTCTCGATCTCGGCATTTCCCAATGCCGAGATGGTATCGTAGCGCATCTGATCTGCGCAAAACCAAAGGATATTTGGACGGGTATCTGCGCCGGTCTTGCTCATTTTTTAGCGCCTCGTTAGTTCGCTGCGCGCGTTGCGCGATGTTGCAGAAGAGTTTTCACCAATGGCCAACACAGACTCGCGATCGAGATAGCTAAGAAGCTGGCAGCGAAAGGCCTTGTGAATAGCGGCTCGAGACTACCACCCGTAGACATCAGGCCAGACCGGAGCTGTTCTTCTGCGATCGGAGCCAGAACAAATCCGATGACGAACGGGCCCAGAGGCATTTTGATCCGCTCCATGCAAAAGCCCAAGACACCTAAGCCAAGCATGATCCACACATCAAAGAAACTGTTACCGACGGCAAAAATACCAACCACACAGAACACAATGATCGTCGAAAGTAGATAGGCCCGTGGCACATAAAGAACCTTGGCAATATGGGCCACGCTAACCATCATAATGCCAAACATCACGATGTTCCCGACGAGATATGCCGCTATTACGCCATAGGCAATTTCGGGATTGTTGATGAACAACAATGGCCCTGGCTCGAGATTGTGAATAATCAATGCGCCAATTAAAATCGCGTCGACCACTGATCCCGGAATTCCCAATGTAATCAGAGGAATTAGCGCCCCACCAACCGCTGCATTGTTTGCTGTTTCCGCGGCAACAACACCTGGTTCATGGCCCGTTCCAAACTTTTCCGGTTCTTTTGACGCGCTGCGTGCTGCGGAGTACGACAGCATAGATGCGATGTTTGATCCAATGCCAGGCAAGATACCAATCCACGTCCCAATGATGCTTGAGCGCATGAAGTTGGACGAGAATTTGCGAATATCGTGCAAGCTTAGGAACATATTGCCGCGTTCTAGCTCTGCTTTCGGAGGGATTTCATCTATCTTAATGATATCCTTGAAAATCTGGCTTACCGCAAAGGCACCGATTAGAACGGGCAATAAGCTGAGACCACTTTCCAAAGGAGTGAAGCCAAAAGTCAATCGCGTTGTTCCCGCGCTAGGGTCAATACCGGGCATATGGATTAACATACCAAGACAAGCGGCAATTAAGCCTTTGAGTAAGGAGCCTTGGCTTAGGCTGGACAGCATTACCAACGCCATCAGGACCATGGTGAAGTATTCCCAAGGACCAAATGTAATCGCCAACTTGGCAAAGGGTGGCGCAAGCAAAGCAAGGAAAACAAACGAGATCATCCCGCCAACAAATGAGGCTGTAATTCCTAAACCCAACGCGCGGGCGGCTTTGCCCTGTTGGGTCAGCGGATAGCCATCAAATGTCGTCATAATGGAAGATGGGGTGCCTGGCATTCGCAACAACGTTGCTGAAATTTGGCTTCCTGACACGCCGCCAACATACATCCCTACGAGCAACATGATCGCGTTCACACTGTCCATGAAGAATGTCAGCGGTAAAGTCAGTGTGATCAACATCGTTGTTGTCAAACCCGGGATCGAGCCAACGACGATCCCAAGCGCAACGCCGCTGAAAACGAGCACAAATGGCAATGGTGCCATTAGATACAAAAGTGCGTCAAAAAACTGCATGCTAGTCCCCAGTTAAGGTAGGTTGATGTAGAAAAATTTTGTGAAGACATATGTGCAGGCCGTGATCATCACGACTGAATATCCGGCAATCCATGGAAGCTTTCGCATATCGCGATGCGTCATCAGCCAAGCCACAATGGTCAAAAAGATGATGCCCGCTATGTTGAAGCCGAGGAGACCCAAATCCATCACCGCTACAAAAACAAGAGTCGCAAGAAAAACAACCAACGACAGCATGTTGTGCGATTTGATCGTATTGGGCTTTGGTTGCGCTTCAGGTTTTGAACGCTGAAGCTGGTATATCGCCCGGCCTATCATGATCAATGAAAGCAACGCCATGATGCCAGAAAGCGCGCGTGGCAACGCTGCTGAACCGAGGGGCTCAAACTTCGGAGGAGGCAAATCAGCGGTGCCAAAATAAATCAGACCACTAAAGGCGATTAAGACAATAGCAAAGGCAATTTCAGACTTTGCGGTCGCGTTGGATGACATTTCGATCCCCTGCTAATACCTGCCAGCGCCAGTACTGCTGGCAGGTAACGTTGACTATTTAGAGATGCCGTTTTCAGAGACGACAACTTTCAGACCCTCAAGTACCTTGCTGGATTCACTCAACGCTGTATCACCTTCGGTCCAATATGGATCTAGCGAGTTCTCTTTGAACCAGGTTTGCATCTCATCGCTTTCTATTGCTGTCTTTAGCACAGACTGAAGCTTAGCGGCGGCGGCTTCATCGAGATTTGGCGGTGCCAACCACCATGCCGGGTTTGCCCAAACCACGTCGTATCCTAATTCTGATGCGGTTGGCACATTAGGCAAAGTCGCCAGGCGGTTCGCACCAAAATAGACCAGTGCACGAATGCCATTGGGCTCAAACTTCAAGTATTCCGTGGCAGCAAATAGTGCGATGTCAGCATTTCCGCCAAGTAAACGAGCCAAACGATCAGCACCACCTGGTGCGCCGATCAACCGTGTTTTGAAATCTGCAGCGCTAGCAACTTGAACACCAACGAGGTGCGGCACGGTTCCAATGCCAACTGCTTCAACCAAGCTTTCCGGCTCTGCCTGCAGGGCTTTAACCAGATCATCGAAGGTTTCGTACGGAGAGTCTGAACGCACAGCCCAAACAGGACTACCGCCACCGGTAAAACCAAGTGACGTAAAGTCATCTGGTGAAATGTCGTTCACTCCCATTGAATTGGAAATCAGCATGCCATGTGACCAATGCATAATCGTGTGGCCGTCCCCGCCGGCGGCAAGCACTTCACGGGCAGCATTTGCAGAAGCTGCACCAGGCTTGTTCACGATTATCATGGGCTGACCAAGAAGGTCTTTCTCATTGATATAATTTGAAATCTTGCGGGCAATCGTATCAGTACGTCCACCTGGCTTAAAACCAACGTACACCTTCACCGGAGCCTCGGGGAAATCAGCCAATACCAAATTTGGAGTTGAAGCGATTGCCAAAGCAATTATCGCACCAACCGTCTTTCGTTTGATGAATTTAGTAAATTCCATTCAGTCGTCCTCCCTCGACGAGATCGTGCAACTCGCACAATTGGCCCAACCAATATTATTTTTAATACAACTTGTCCAGTCCAAAAATGCCATCGATACGCCAGCCCGGTCACCTTGCTGGGATTTTAGAGCGGGCCTAATTTCCTTTTTGTGTAACATTTGGGGGCAGTTTCATTAAGTACCTCACGCCCTGATCCAATCATTTAAGCCTTGAGCAGGAGGGCGGGAATTCAATCCGCCAGAACGTGTCAGCGCTCGACGCCGCTCGTTTGATAGAATTTCGCAACATAATAGAAAGACTATGAAAATTCTCTGGGATCATGACAAAGTGACAGCGTTTAAGGCCACAAGCGATCCAACACATTATGGGCTGATGCTGGGACCAAAACATCCTTCAGCCGCGACGGGAGAGCCGCTGCCTGACCACAGCACAACACAAACCAAAGGTCGCGAATTTGGTATGTTCACCTCAAAAAACAATCAGCGTTTGATTGGTCCAACCTAAAAGGCCTAAATCATCGCTTCAACAATGCTGTGTCTATCGCCCACCAAGTGGACATTGCGATCTCTACCCACTTCTAGCGAACAGCCGATTGCAACGAATCCGCAAAAACAAAACGAATTCCACTGCGCGTCGCATTCCTTCAAAACTGATCGTCCCAAAAGTCGCTAGGCATATCATGGAGCAGTTGGGCAGTTGTGTCATCAATCCAGTCCTGCTGTTCATCTGCGGACCAACTTGCATACCCAGGTTCTTCATGGGCAAGTGCTTGGGCGCGGCGCTTGGCTTGTGCATATTTGATTTGATCGATGGGCGCGTCGGGGATTATGGCATAGACGAAAGTACCGCCCATCGCCCTGGCAAGATTTTCCATCTGCTTAAGGGACACTGCCCCTTCTTTTTCGCTGCGTTCGGCCTGGTAGATGGCGTTGCGCGAAACGCCTTTGCGCGTAGCAACTTGCTCAGCCGACATGCCCAACGCAAGCCGCATCGTCGCAATCCATCCCCTTTCAGGTACGGAATGATCAGCAAACCGTACTGCACAGCGGTCAAGCAGACGAGCCCAGCGTCGGCGTTGCATAAAGTCAGGCATGAACGTCCTTTAGCAAAATTCGGCCATTACTTTAACAAACCACATAAACCACAAAACCCAATTCTCCAAATTATTTGACAAGTATTGCCAAAAAAAGAACATATATACCTAACATTTGTGAGAATTAGTGTTATATAAAAATGGAGAGGAAAGCGATGTTTAATTCATTTTTGGCTCCAGAAGCCATCCCATTTGCGATTGCACTTGCCGTTGTTGCCGGCCTATTCATCCTTGAAATCCTGAGTGCTCTTTTGGGAGTTACGGTCCTTGGCCTTGGTGGCGAAGGGCCGGATATTGATATCGACCCAGACTTCGATTTGAGTATGGATATTGATGTTGATGGTAACATCGATTTTGACGCACTGAGTGTGACGGGCGACATAGCTGATAGCCCCATTGCGCCATCTGGTGTCCTGACTTGGATCGGCGCGCGCGATGTGCCCTTCCTGATCTGGCTTGTGTCCTTTCTAACAACTTTTGGTCTGATTGGTCTGATTATTCAGTCCATAACGACGGGACTCATTGGAGGTCCAATGTTCATGTGGCTGGCGGTGGCGCTTACTATTGTACCCGCTCTTAGCGTCACACGCCTCATTGCCAATTGGGTCGCTTTGATTATGCCCAAAACAGAAAGCAGCGCGATGCGCACCCGATTTTTGGGTGGTCATCGCGGCACGATTACCCAAGGGACCGCCAGTCGCGGCAAACCCGCCGAGGCTAAGATCAAAGACCGTCACGATAACATCCACTATATCAGGGTCGAACCATTGGAAGACGATGGCGTTTTCCGACAGGGCAGTGATGTAACGCTTATTCGCAAGCGTGGTGACAAATTCTTTGTCATCTAAGCCGCCACCGGCCCCCAAGCTAATACACATAGTACGAAGGAGTTTCTCATGGATATAATTTCAATTCTTACTTTCGCGGGTATCATTGTCGGCCTGCTTATTTTTATCGGCCTAATCATGGCGCGTCTTTATAAGCGCGCAACCCGCGAAACCAGTTTGGTAAAGACCGGGTCGGGTGGCAAAAAAGTTATCATGGATGGCGGCACTATTGTTGTGCCGTTCCTACATGAAATTTCGATGGTCAACATGAAGACCCTGCGCCTTGAAGTGGCCCGAGTGAACGAACAGTCGTTGATCACCAAAGACCGTATGCGTGTCGACGTTGGGGTTGAATTCTACGTCTCGGTTAACGCGACCGAAGATGGGATTTCTCGTGCGGCGCAGACCCTTGGAGATCGCACCTTTCATGTAGATCAGCTGCGCGAGATGATTGAGGGTAAGCTGATTGACGGGCTACGTGCCGTTGCGGCCCAGATGACCATGGATGAATTGCATGAAAACCGTGCCAGCTTTGTCCAGGAGGTGCAGAATGCGATTTCTGAAGATCTGCTGAAAAACGGTCTGGAACTAGAAGCTGTTTCTTTGACCGCTTTGGATCAAACCCCATTTGAACAGCTGGATGAAAACAATGCGTTTAATGCCGTTGGTATGCAGAAACTGGCCGCTGTAATCGCGACATCGCGTAAGGAACGCGCTGAAATTACGGCGGAAGCAGACGTATCTGTTGCGCGCTCAGAAATGGAGGCTGAAAAGCTGAAGTATCAGATTGACCGCGAACAACAAGAAGCCTCTATCACGCAAATCCGCGAAATCCAGTCGCTTCAAGCCAGTCAAGAGGCCGAGATTGCACGCAATCAAGAAGCCTCTGATCAGGCCAAAGATCAGGCCCGCATTGAACGCGAACGTGCGGTGCGTGCATCCGAGATTGAACGCGAACGGACCATCCGTGAAGCTGAGATCGCGAAAGAGCGTGAATTGGAGGTTGCAGACCAAGAACGTCAGATCATTGTTGCGCGAAAATCTGAAGAAGAAAGCCAAGCGCGTGCATCAGCGGATAACGCCCGAGCTGAAGCTAAAAAAGCATCAGAAGCAATTGAAACTGCCCGCGCTGTTGCAGAGGCAGAGCGTCAGAAACAGATTGCATTGATTGAAGCTCAAAAAGAAGCCGAGCGTCAGGCGACGGGTATCCGTCTTGCGGCTCAGGCTGAAAAGGATGCGGCAAGTGACCGAGCTGCGGCGAAGTTGGAGGAAGCTCAGGCTGATGCTAACGCGATTATTGTTCGCGCCGACGCAAAAAAGACCGATTTACTAGCCACAGCCGAAGGTCAGACCGCGATTGCCAACTCTGAGAATGAACTAAGCGCCGAGATCATCGCAATGAAGATTCGCCTTGCAAGTCTTGAGGCGCTGCCTGGGATTGTGGCCGAAATGGTCAAGCCCGCAGAAAAGATCGACTCGATCAAAATTCATCAAGTCACAGGCATGGGTGGCGGACAAAGCAATGGTGAGACCATGGGCAAAGGTGGAACGCCTGTAAACCAAGCACTGGACTCTGTTTTGGGTATGGCCCTGCAGATGCCCGCGATGCAGGCGCTGGGAAAAGAACTGGGGATCAGCTTGGAGAACGGTATAGCTGGTGTCGTTGAATCGACCCTTGAAAACCCAGTCGCTTCCGATGAAACCGTCCCACCAATGAACTCCGAAGCTGAGACAATGCAATAACGGCAATGGGGCTCCGTGTTTTGTCGGAGCCCTTTCTTTTCCAGCGAGGCCTGCCAGCTTTGGATTTCAAAACCGATGTTTAGCTAGCGCAACTGCAATTACCAAAGAGTTGGTCCAAAAAAGATAACCCGTTTTGACGCCCCTTTAAGCCGACATTCACTGCACAGAAATCATAAGGAGCTTTGGACTCGGCACAGACTTTTGCTGCAGTATTTTTAATACCTGCCTTCGCTTTTTAAGCTGTTTTTCTTCGAAATCAACGGATGTCAGCAAACCGTTGTTTATCTGCTTTCGTTTCGCGCTATGGAACCGTTCGATGTATTCGAGGACGACTTCTCAAGCGACTTTGTAGGATGGGTAGGTTCTGCGCCTGATCCACTGCTTCGCGCTTGAAATAGTTTGACCCTTAGTCAACTTCCTTGACAAAAAAACGGGGGCAAAGCGTTACAGACCTAGCGGTGCCCCATTAAAAGGCAAAAATTTAGTATTGGCTGATTTAGATAAACCCAAAAAATCATCAAAAATCGATCACTTGAAATCTGTGTAGGTAGCATTTCTTATAAGATGTGCTTTTGTCATTTAGCTGTACAAACCACCACCGAAAGGAAACAGGTTGATGAATTTGCAGTGCCCGGAATTGATATATCTCTTGCGGTATCCGAACTTCGCCTCCACAGCTTTAACGAATGTGAACAAATGGAGATCTTTGGTTCAAATGGCGCTTCAAGGCGCATCGTGTTCCTTCGAGTTGTTTAACGACGCGCACCATTCCATTGCCACCTTGGCTACTTCGCGCCTTAAATTTGGGCTGGTAATTTCCTATGCATAGAATCGCGTATCGCAAGTACCGCAAGCTTTTCACTCTATTAAAGAGCCTTCAAAAAACTGCATTTTTTCTTGTGCTATTTGCATGCAGCTCTTTTCTCACAACATTTGAACTAAACGCGGAAATTCGTGAAAGCAAACACCTCCAACGACACACATTCTTTTGGCATTACACAAATTTTGAAAGTTACGTTGAAGCTACTTTTTTGGTCGGCACTCCCGCTCAAACTCTGCGTAGCTGGTTGGACACCCATAATTTTGAGAAACCAAGTAACGTGCCTCACTCTCTTGTTTATCTGTTGGCTAATGACAAACGCATAAAACGCCTCACGGGAGACGAGGCGAATACAATTTGGAAAATGTCCAGCAAACGCATTTGGTCGATATGTGGCCCAAGCTGGCATGAAGTTTTCTGGCGCGAAGATGAGCAATCAAATATCTCGGATTTGGCCACCTACCAGGTGCTTTGCGTTTCGAACCTACCCTAGTTTTTATTGAGCATTTTTGGGAAAGTTGTATTTCCTGAAACTTTAATGGGGTACTCGTCCTCATCGAAGCCCCTTGCCTTCGCCAAACTCGTTTGTTTGGTGCTTACTCGACGATTTCACCCGTCAAGATAAGCCGAGCGCGACCAAAGCGGGTCATTTCACGCTTGAAGATGTGAAATTTGTCGCCCAAAATCGTGGGTTTCTCGGCCACCTGAACCTCACAACAAAAAATGTGTAATTTTGTGTTAGGCCGAATCCGAGCAATATCCACAAGCTGACTAACTCATTGCTTTTACTTGGTAAAAATGGTGCCCAGGGGCGGAATCGAACCACCGACACGAGGATTTTCAATCCACTGCTCTACCCCTGAGCTACCCGGGCACGGGAGAGTGATTTCTCACTCGGGTTGCGGCGTTTTATGTCACTGCTGGGGTGGTGTCCAGAGCCAAATTGAAAAAAGTCAGTGAAGTTGATTGTCTTTATTTCCGGGTTGCAAAAGACCTGCTTCTTGGCCCTCTTCTGGCTCAGTTGGATAAGTATAACCGCCACTTAGCCACTTTCCCAGGTCGATGTCAGCGCAACGTTTGGAGCAGAAAGGCCGATAGGTTTCAGAGGTCGTCTTTTTGCAAATTGGGCAGCTCATGACAGCAGGGCAGCCACAGGCAAACGTTCACGTTTGCGTTGCAATTCAAAATGTCCAAGAGGCGTCCATCCAGCCATAACTGTTTCAACACCATCAGCGCGCAATGCGGTCCGAATTGCCGTTTCAAACGCACGACGATCCTTTTTTGCCATAGGCGCAAGGTCAAGTGTGATCTGCCCACCTATTCCACGAATGCGGCACTGG is a window of Cognatishimia sp. WU-CL00825 DNA encoding:
- the yacG gene encoding DNA gyrase inhibitor YacG, with product MSCPICKKTTSETYRPFCSKRCADIDLGKWLSGGYTYPTEPEEGQEAGLLQPGNKDNQLH
- a CDS encoding flotillin domain-containing protein yields the protein MDIISILTFAGIIVGLLIFIGLIMARLYKRATRETSLVKTGSGGKKVIMDGGTIVVPFLHEISMVNMKTLRLEVARVNEQSLITKDRMRVDVGVEFYVSVNATEDGISRAAQTLGDRTFHVDQLREMIEGKLIDGLRAVAAQMTMDELHENRASFVQEVQNAISEDLLKNGLELEAVSLTALDQTPFEQLDENNAFNAVGMQKLAAVIATSRKERAEITAEADVSVARSEMEAEKLKYQIDREQQEASITQIREIQSLQASQEAEIARNQEASDQAKDQARIERERAVRASEIERERTIREAEIAKERELEVADQERQIIVARKSEEESQARASADNARAEAKKASEAIETARAVAEAERQKQIALIEAQKEAERQATGIRLAAQAEKDAASDRAAAKLEEAQADANAIIVRADAKKTDLLATAEGQTAIANSENELSAEIIAMKIRLASLEALPGIVAEMVKPAEKIDSIKIHQVTGMGGGQSNGETMGKGGTPVNQALDSVLGMALQMPAMQALGKELGISLENGIAGVVESTLENPVASDETVPPMNSEAETMQ
- a CDS encoding YqiJ family protein, with the translated sequence MFNSFLAPEAIPFAIALAVVAGLFILEILSALLGVTVLGLGGEGPDIDIDPDFDLSMDIDVDGNIDFDALSVTGDIADSPIAPSGVLTWIGARDVPFLIWLVSFLTTFGLIGLIIQSITTGLIGGPMFMWLAVALTIVPALSVTRLIANWVALIMPKTESSAMRTRFLGGHRGTITQGTASRGKPAEAKIKDRHDNIHYIRVEPLEDDGVFRQGSDVTLIRKRGDKFFVI